CCGCTCCCCCTAATGGTTggttccctcctctttaaGCATTTGTCACTCTTAACAGCAACGCCGTGCACTgctacaaaaaaacaattacgCGTCTTCATCTCCTTCCACGTCGTCTCATTGCTACGTCACCTCGCCCCTCCACAACCTCTTCACGAGCGCGACGCCTTCCCGCCAGTCCCATCAATCCCGGTGCATTTCGCATGCCAGATTCTCGGCGATATGCCCGAATTAATTCCGCTTGCATCGTTTCCTTGAGTGTCACTTGGAATTGGTCGATGGATTCCCAAAATGTTTGCGGTCCCAGAGGACCTCCGTCCCCACCTCTAGCTCTATCGGGAGGTCCTTCGCAAAGTTGCCTGATGGTTATCGTGCCACCGTTAACCGAATTAATGTATATCATCTCCCAAACCATGTCGCGGGAAAACGCACCCCAATCAGAAAAATATCTTGCCATGTTTTTTCGGAACTTCTGCACCTTATCCGTAGCGGTGGGGTGCCTGTCCGACTTGGTTACTTGTAAAAGCACAGCTATATTTGACGGGATCGGTGCCGCTGTTCCGTCACGGTTTCTCCTGAACCGCccctcaacgaaaaaaaagccatccaCCACGGGTTCATTACCTGTGGCAGGGAGGTAGAGAACCATGTATTCACAGCGTTCAATTGGTCGCTGTCTGGCCGCAGGTAAGGCCTTCTGCCCAATGAGTCTCAACTGCTGAGAAGCCATGTCGTTCAGTATGCTTCGACGGTCAGCTATTTCTCCGCCTCGTCGCAGGTATTTCAAGTTGTTTGCGATAACTTTAAAAACtcgagggaaaagaagcgaaagcaaCGCAAGCCTTTCAAAAGCGTTGGCCCCAACACACTCGTCTGATAATGTAATCTCCTTTGACGTCATCTCTACAATAAGAATGCCAAATAATGTGCAAATCAACATATTCCCAATAGTGACAGAAAGCGATCTGCAACGATATGAATCGACATTGACAGTCCCAGAGCTTACCCGCACTATCTTCACCAATTTGTGCGTTACCACATCATTTTGCCAGCCCGCAGATTTTCCAATAATCTTACCATATTTCTTTCCGTTATCGCTATCGAGCTGCCTAGCTTCTTTACGCACACTTTCCAGTCGTTCGTGATACTCAGGGgctgagaaaacaaaacgaggcAATGGACCAACCATGTCAATGCGCTCTTCCACAATTTTCCACTCCTTTTCAAGGTCTTCCTTCAACTGCTGCTTCGTTTTGTCGCGCGGCGCCTCCTCCGAAAGCACACACAGCTTTTTCCATGCCACaaatgccttcatgtcacgTACATCATCGCAGTTTATAATAACTCTGCGGCTTCTCTTGTCTTTTGCCCAGTGATGAAAATGGGCCTCATCCGGAGAAGTGAGGAGAGTTACACCCCAAGCGTAAACCGGCAGACCATCGGGTGGCGTCTGCGCATTTCTGCATATGTCAACAATGatgtgccctttttttttcttggataCTAACGCAGCTATTGCGTCAACGGCATCTTCCGGGAATTTATACCTCTCAAccctcccctcttctccGGGTTTCTTGTTATATATTAAATAGGCGATCCCGTCTGtgaaatatgcaacaacatcaagcattccatcattgaagtgaagcaatgaatgaagcaaaaatgatccaacaCCGTATGATTTACCAATACCAGgtgtaccaataacaatatgtcTCGGTGTTATCTCAGCTTTTTCCACCCACCTTCCTTGCAGCCCTCGTTGGattatataccacacgcgcataatttcacgacggatatATACATGTTTAAAATTTTCCCCGCACATCTCAGTGTGGCCCAATGCAAACCTGTCGTATGGCCAACCTTCCTCcgaagtgagaacaaaaatctcCAAACCATAAGGTCTCTCCGGCACTCGTGCATCAAGATTCGCAGGATCAGGATTTATATCCACCTCCGCTTCGGTCCATATGCGCTGTGGTTTTCCATCGAATACTCTCATTCCAAGTGGCTCTCTACGataacccgacatcacataactccatttcgcaTTATAAATGGAATCATACACTCCTTTAATTTCGACAGCACTAGCAGCTGTTTGGGCAGCTCGTTCCAATGCTACATTGAGTGCATTATTCAGTAGCGCATTGACAACAATCCAAAGGCGCTCTCCATCTCTCAGTCCACGAATATCCGCCTGTAACCTGACCTTTGCTTCCTCATCTGCTTGTTGCCACTGCTGAAGATCCAATATTCCCTCATCCTCAAAGAAACCATAGACGCTGACAAA
This region of Trypanosoma brucei brucei TREU927 chromosome 1, complete sequence genomic DNA includes:
- a CDS encoding retrotransposon hot spot (RHS) protein; retrotransposon hot spot protein 4 (RHS4); its protein translation is MNQQFPIEGRGDIEGRRRENEEAARNDAEPPAVQQRVENNNQPQWRLFSRIDAVLLEGRVHPENVSVNDFLRRNLLDDMDLDQRLLRASMFAFVQRCEEYINDVNALNRIFATPEYKVYKRFVSVYGFFEDEGILDLQQWQQADEEAKVRLQADIRGLRDGERLWIVVNALLNNALNVALERAAQTAASAVEIKGVYDSIYNAKWSYVMSGYRREPLGMRVFDGKPQRIWTEAEVDINPDPANLDARVPERPYGLEIFVLTSEEGWPYDRFALGHTEMCGENFKHVYIRREIMRVWYIIQRGLQGRWVEKAEITPRHIVIGTPGIGKSYGVGSFLLHSLLHFNDGMLDVVAYFTDGIAYLIYNKKPGEEGRVERYKFPEDAVDAIAALVSKKKKGHIIVDICRNAQTPPDGLPVYAWGVTLLTSPDEAHFHHWAKDKRSRRVIINCDDVRDMKAFVAWKKLCVLSEEAPRDKTKQQLKEDLEKEWKIVEERIDMVGPLPRFVFSAPEYHERLESVRKEARQLDSDNGKKYGKIIGKSAGWQNDVVTHKLVKIVRVSSGTVNVDSYRCRSLSVTIGNMLICTLFGILIVEMTSKEITLSDECVGANAFERLALLSLLFPRVFKVIANNLKYLRRGGEIADRRSILNDMASQQLRLIGQKALPAARQRPIERCEYMVLYLPATGNEPVVDGFFFVEGRFRRNRDGTAAPIPSNIAVLLQVTKSDRHPTATDKVQKFRKNMARYFSDWGAFSRDMVWEMIYINSVNGGTITIRQLCEGPPDRARGGDGGPLGPQTFWESIDQFQVTLKETMQAELIRAYRRESGMRNAPGLMGLAGRRRAREEVVEGRGDVAMRRRGRR